In Zingiber officinale cultivar Zhangliang chromosome 3B, Zo_v1.1, whole genome shotgun sequence, a single window of DNA contains:
- the LOC122056357 gene encoding probable calcium-binding protein CML18 yields the protein MKLSVDSLFVSLQCNSKNKEQRRRKKKKNNNNNSNRSTSFASVSSSSSSQDFADRAPAATPTSVLLRPSRPPPFLSLRDLFGVFDLDGDGKITQPELEACLHRLVLDPPSADEVARMVADVDRDGDGCISLDEFAALEAACGLRLAGGGSELRDAFAVFDADGDGKISAEELLGVLGSLGGGECTLEDCRSMIGGVDADGDGFVGFEDFVRMMDGQ from the coding sequence ATGAAGCTGAGCGTGGATTCTCTGTTTGTCTCCTTACAGTGCAACTCCAAGAACAAGgaacagaggaggaggaagaagaagaagaacaacaacaacaacagtaaTCGCTCCACTTCTTTTGCTTCagtttcctcctcttcttcttcccaaGACTTCGCCGACCGGGCACCGGCAGCCACTCCCACGTCTGTTCTACTCAGGCCATCTCGGCCGCCGCCCTTCCTCTCCCTGCGCGACCTCTTCGGCGTCTTCGACCTCGACGGCGACGGGAAGATCACCCAGCCCGAGCTCGAGGCCTGCCTCCACCGCCTCGTTCTCGATCCGCCCTCGGCCGACGAGGTCGCCCGCATGGTCGCCGACGTCGACCGCGACGGCGACGGCTGCATCAGCCTCGACGAGTTCGCCGCGCTCGAGGCCGCCTGCGGCCTCCGCCTCGCCGGCGGCGGATCTGAGCTCCGCGACGCCTTCGCCGTCTTCGACGCCGACGGCGACGGGAAGATCTCGGCGGAGGAGCTGCTCGGCGTGCTCGGGTCGCTCGGGGGCGGCGAGTGCACGCTCGAGGACTGCCGGAGCATGATCGGCGGCGTTGACGCCGACGGCGATGGCTTCGTGGGCTTCGAGGACTTCGTGCGCATGATGGACGGCCAGTGA
- the LOC122056358 gene encoding acyl carrier protein 2, mitochondrial-like, whose protein sequence is MAAMRDALLRHLRVRVGSPFLAPAEAINSARILRRRFSEGAAATFLDKSEVAERTITVVKNFQKVDPSKVTPNAHFQKDLGLDSLDTVEVLMALEEEFGCEIPDNEADKIDSINVAVDLIASHPKAK, encoded by the exons ATGGCGGCTATGCGGGATGCTCTCCTGAGGCACCTTCGGGTGAGAGTGGGTTCTCCGTTTCTGGCGCCTGCGGAAGCCATCAACTCCGCGCGCATCCTGCGCCGCCGCTTCTCTGAAGGCGCCGCCGCCACCTTCCTTGATAAGTCAGAGGTTGCTGAACGAACCATAACCGTCGTTAAGAACTTCCAAAAGGTCGATCCCTCCAAG GTCACACCAAATGCTCATTTCCAAAAGGATCTTGGGCTTGACAGTTTGGACACTGTTGAGGTTTTGATGGCTCTGGAAGAAGAATTCGGGTGTGAGATTCCTGATAATGAAGCAGATAAGATTGATTCGATTAATGTTGCTGTGGACCTCATTGCCTCACACCCCAAAGCAAAATGA
- the LOC122056355 gene encoding momilactone A synthase-like, with product MLGMALRVKRGLAIRTGIRTQQQQFSTHSTPARLAGKVAIITGAASGVGKATAAEFIHHGAQVVLADIQHELGKYVAAELGPGATFVPCDVTQEPQVAAVVDLAVAKHGRLDIMYNNAGICGPMTFAVTDVDLTEFDRVMAVNVRSVVAGIKHAARVMVPRRAGSILCTASITGLVGGLAPLTYSLSKAAVAAAVRLSAAELSNHGIRVNCISPVGLPTPFGIKAIREIFPDMEEQRAVEMIELSSAELAGTKCEVEDVAKAATFLASDEAKYISGHNLVVDGGFTTSKRLKLSP from the exons ATGCTCGGAATGGCTTTGAG AGTTAAGAGGGGATTGGCGATCAGGACTGGAATTAGAACGCAGCAGCAGCAATTCTCCACCCACTCGACTCCTGCGAG GCTAGCCGGCAAAGTCGCGATCATCACCGGCGCCGCTAGCGGCGTCGGAAAGGCAACAGCCGCGGAGTTCATCCACCACGGCGCACAGGTCGTCCTCGCTGACATCCAGCACGAGCTCGGCAAGTATGTTGCCGCCGAGCTCGGCCCCGGCGCCACCTTCGTCCCCTGCGACGTCACCCAGGAGCCCCAAGTCGCTGCCGTCGTCGACCTCGCGGTCGCCAAGCACGGCCGCCTGGACATCATGTACAACAACGCCGGCATTTGCGGACCCATGACCTTCGCCGTCACCGACGTCGACCTCACCGAGTTCGACCGCGTCATGGCCGTCAACGTCCGGTCAGTGGTGGCGGGGATCAAGCACGCGGCGCGGGTGATGGTCCCGCGCCGCGCCGGGAGCATCCTCTGCACGGCGAGCATCACCGGGTTGGTCGGCGGGCTGGCGCCGCTCACCTATTCGCTGTCGAAGGCGGCGGTGGCAGCTGCAGTGCGGTTATCCGCTGCGGAGCTGAGCAACCACGGGATAAGGGTGAATTGCATCTCGCCGGTCGGGCTGCCGACGCCGTTCGGGATCAAAGCGATCAGAGAAATCTTCCCGGATATGGAAGAGCAGCGGGCGGTGGAGATGATCGAGCTGTCCTCGGCTGAGTTGGCAGGGACGAAGTGCGAGGTGGAAGACGTGGCGAAGGCGGCGACGTTCTTGGCTTCGGATGAAGCTAAGTACATCAGCGGCCATAATCTCGTGGTGGATGGAGGATTCACTACATCTAAACGCTTAAAACTTTCACCGTAG